In a genomic window of Anoplopoma fimbria isolate UVic2021 breed Golden Eagle Sablefish chromosome 6, Afim_UVic_2022, whole genome shotgun sequence:
- the btbd3b gene encoding BTB/POZ domain-containing protein 3, with protein sequence MVDAKGRNMKCLTFFLMLPESVKSKSSKSSKKGNASGSSKLPPVCYEIITLRSKKKKKMAADIFPTKKPASTTTVQQYQQQNLNNNNTIQNCNWQGLYSTIRERNSVMFNNELMADVHFLVGQLGRTQRLPGHRYVLAVGSSVFHAMFYGELAENNDEIHIPDVEPAAFLAMLKYIYCDEIDLSADTVLATLYAAKKYIVPHLARACVNFLETSLSAKNACVLLSQSCLFEEPELTQRCWEVIDAQAELALRSEGFCDIDTQTLESILQRETLNAKEIVVFEAALNWAEAECQRQDLTLSTDNRRKVLGKAMYLIRIPTMALDDFANGAAQSGVLTLNETNDIFLWYTAAKKPELEFVSMPRKGLTPQRCHRFQSCAYRSNQWRYRGRCDSIQFAVDKRVFIAGFGLYGSSCGSAEYSAKIELKRQGVLLGQNLSKYFSDGSSNTFPVWFEYPVQIEPDTFYTASVVLDGNELSYFGQEGMTEVQCGKVTFQYQCSSDSTNGTGVQGGQIPELIFYA encoded by the exons ATGGTCGATGCCAAGGGAAGGAACATGAAATGTCTGACTTTCTTCTTGATGCTTCCCGAGTCAGTGAAAAGCAAGTCAAGTAAGAGCTCCAAGAAAGGGAATGCCAGTGGCAGCTCCAAGCTGCCTCCTGTCTGTTATGAGATAATCACTCTGaggagcaagaagaagaagaagatggcaGCGGATATTTTTCCCACCAAAAAGCCGGCGTCCACCACCACAGTGCAACAGTACCAGCAGCAGaacctcaacaacaacaacaccataCAGAACTGCAATTGGCAAGGACTCTACTCCACTATAAGAGAAAG AAATTCAGTAATGTTCAACAATGAGCTGATGGCAGATGTCCACTTTTTGGTGGGTCAGCTTGGAAGGACCCAGCGGCTGCCAGGACACAGA TATGTTTTGGCTGTGGGCAGCTCAGTGTTCCACGCCATGTTTTATGGTGAACTGGCTGAGAACAACGATGAAATCCATATTCCAGATGTGGAACCAGCGGCATTTCTGGCAATGCTAAA gtACATCTACTGTGATGAGATTGACCTGAGTGCTGACACAGTGTTGGCCACTCTTTATGCTGCCAAGAAGTACATTGTCCCTCATCTGGCACGTGCATGCGTCAACTTCCTGGAAACTAGCCTGAGTGCCAAGAATGCCTGTGTGTTACTCTCACAGAGCTGCCTGTTCGAGGAGCCAGAGCTGACACAGCGCTGCTGGGAAGTGATTGATGCCCAGGCAGAGCTGGCGTTACGCTCGGAGGGCTTCTGCGACATCGACACCCAGACCCTGGAGAGTATCCTACAGCGAGAGACACTCAATGCTAAAGAGATAGTGGTATTTGAGGCGGCGCTCAACTGGGCTGAGGCTGAGTGCCAGAGACAGGACCTCACCTTGTCGACTGACAATAGGCGTAAGGTTCTGGGCAAGGCCATGTACCTGATACGTATCCCTACAATGGCTCTTGATGATTTTGCCAATGGAGCAGCCCAGTCGGGCGTGTTGACGCTTAACGAGACCAATGACATCTTCCTGTGGTACACAGCAGCCAAGAAGCCTGAGCTGGAGTTTGTCAGCATGCCTAGGAAGGGCCTAACACCCCAGCGCTGCCACAGATTCCAGTCCTGTGCCTACCGGAGCAATCAGTGGCGCTATCGGGGCCGCTGTGACAGCATACAGTTTGCAGTGGATAAAAGAGTTTTCATCGCTGGGTTTGGACTGTATGGATCTAGCTGTGGCTCAGCAGAGTACAGTGCCAAGATTGAGTTGAAACGTCAAGGAGTACTGCTGGGACAAAACCTCAGCAAATACTTCTCTGATGGTTCCAGCAACACTTTCCCAGTATGGTTTGAGTATCCAGTCCAGATCGAGCCTGACACCTTCTACACGGCCAGCGTGGTTCTGGATGGGAATGAGCTCAGTTACTTTGGACAGGAAGGGATGACAGAGGTGCAGTGTGGGAAAGTGACATTTCAGTACCAGTGCTCCTCGGACAGCACTAATGGCACTGGGGTGCAGGGGGGACAGATTCCTGAGCTCATCTTCTACGCTTGA